The DNA window caccacccgcgtCCGCAAGCTCGCGCGCGCCCGCCTCTCCAAGAGCGCCATCGAGCGCCGCTCCTGGCCCAAGTTCGGCGACGCCGTTCACGAGGACGTCGGCGCCCGCCTCACCATGGTCTCCACCGAGGAGATCGTTCTTGAGCGACCCCGCGCTCCAGGTTCCCCTCCTTATCTACATTACCTGCTTCCTTCATCGATTTATAAATTGATTAGTTTTCGAACACTGTGTTATGCTGCTTACTATGCGCGATCTTCATCACAACTAGATATAGACACGATAGTAttgaaatgttttttattactctaggtaagatatatataatcgAGGCTTGTGATCTACTTTAGGAAGTAGCTGGTGATggtgttctcttttttttctttgcttgtTTCAATTTTGTTATTAGGTGAAAACATTGAGTTATGTTTCTCATTAAGCTTTATAAGAGCAATTAATCTGCATGTAAGGAGTATTTACATGGGTAATCATGATATGCTCTACACTCAAATAGTGTCATTTGAAGTTTGATCTTTATAGTTTTGAAGCAATGGTGGGGTTGAATAATTTTGTAGggattcaaatttaatatttggaCCTAGTTGTAAAGGTTTTAAGTTAGATTTTTAAAGGAAACTGCGGTTGTATAATCGAAAACTGAAACATGTGATGGTGGGGGATCATGTTAACAACACCTTCTCTATTCTTCTTAAGAAAAATGTTCAAGTGCTGGATGATGGTGGGTTACGCAGACTATTTTTGCAAACAAACTATGGTTGCCTGTGTTAGGTAGTTGGTTGTGTGTTGGCCATGTATAATGTCTGACCATAGAATTTTCAGATTCTAGTGGCAATGCAGTGTTGTTAGTTTTATTGTTCAAGCATTATGTATCAACAATTTGATATCATCTATCATGGACGTGTGCCCTCATTCTCAAGACAGTTGATTTTCAAACCCAATAGTATACATCTTATGTAATTATGCTCACTGTGACCTTTGCTTATGCTTTTCTAATGCATTAACATGAGTCTCATTAGTATAGTAACTGTAGTTTATAGTGCCGTCTTGTTGAGAACCTTCCCATTTTTAGGTTCCAAAGGCCCTACGCTTAAAGACTTTTCTCAAATCTTGGAAAAAAGTTtgcctttgttttcttgttgTTAACTGTTCACTTATTAATCATAGGGAGCAAAGCTGAAGAACCAAGTGCTTCAGGTGATCCACTGGCAAGTAAGAGTGGTGCAGTTCTCATGGTTTGCAGAACCTGTGGGAAGAAGGGTGACCACTGGACCTCAAAGTGCCCCTACAAGGACCTTGCTCCCCAGGCAGAAGCTTTTGTGGACAGGCCTCCTACTGCCGATGGTCCTGGACCAGCAGGTGGCGCCATTAAGGGAGCATATGTACCTCCAAGCATGAGGtctggtgctggtgctgccGATAGGGTTGGACACGATATGAGGCGTAGGAATGATGAGAACTCCGTCCGTGTGACCAATCTATCAGAGGACACCCGTGAGCCTGACCTACTTGAGCTATTCCGCACATTTGGCCCGGTTAGTCGTGTCTATGTTGCGGTTGATCAGAAGACTGGAGCAAGCAGGGGGTTCGGCTTTGTCAACTTTGTTCACAGGGAGGACGCTGAGAAGGCTATCAGCAAGCTCAATGGGTATGGTTATGATAACCTTATCCTTCGTGTTGAGTGGGCAACACCAAGgccaaattaattttgttactgCTCACGAGCCTTTACATACTTTCCATGAATGTTGTTGGATCAGCATGTCTCTTGAAATAGTGTACTTTTGGTTTGCTTATACCCTGTGTCCTGAACATGagctttattattttttgcttggACGAGAAGAACTCAGCTAAGCTAATCTTTACATTTGTGTATTTGTATGGATGTGCGAGATTTCATTATGTGCACTGGAGCTTTTCTTAAAATTTGGCTGGTTGTCGCTCAGCTGTTCAGCCCCTGCAACTGCAACTATTGTTGACACCCTTTTTGATACTCCTCATAATGATACATGGGAGTCCTCGGGTGTGGATCCTGTGCATTACTGCTCACTAATAGGTGGGCTCAGCTatggaccacctgtcagtgagtACTGCAGAGGATTTGAATTGGGAGTCCTGATCCTCTAGTCACTCTTGGTGAAAGCAATGAACAGTTTGGATTCTATAGCAACACTTTCATCCGCTGTCCTCTTTGATCCAAGTCCTGTGCTGctggaaggaaaaaataattaatcgcAACACCCTAAGGCACATTGAAAAGTGGAGATGTGCTGCACCGATGATGCTTCAACCTCCACCTTGTGGAGACCCCAACTGTGGTTGAAACTTTGACCATGGCCTAGTTTTTAGGCTGATCTAGGTATGTTCTCGATTTCATTAGCAATTGCTTGTATTTTCTGAGCAGTTGCCGCGGATATAGATGGCCAAAAGGCTTGATGGCTCGGTCCACAGCACGGCACAACACGACTGGTGTTGGGCCAATGCAAGCCTAGCCTGACAATTGGGTTATGCCTAGACCGATGTCTTGGCACGATGGGTCGTCCTGGCATAGCCGATTCAATTAGTAGGTTAGAAAATAGTGAGacctaaaatagacttaatttagTTATATAAGACTTAGCCAAAGAGaatgtaaaatagacttattttaacCATACAAAAAACGAcccaaagaaagaaagaaaaaatagacttattcatACAGCCTAAATATATAAGGCATAAAATACATACTTATTTACTGAATAAGCACGATGGGTTATCGTGCCTTCGGACTGGCCTAGCACGGCCCGTGTGTTATTGGCTGTGGCTGGGTCTTCGGTGTAGCTTTGGGTTGTGCCTAGATCAAGGTGTAGCCTATGGGACGGCACGCACGGTACGACGCGTTGATCATGCTATATTGGACTACTAGCCTGATGGATTTTGGCATGGGCTCGATTGTGCCTGGACCGTGCGGCACATCTAGCTACCTATAGCCACGGATGGATCAATCCCCCTCGATGCCTTCGTGATAAAGTTGGGCTCCAAGCCTCCACCATCGATGCCGAAAACAGTGCAGCAAGAGACTCTGACTGCTTTTTCAATTTTGTCATAGACCCCATTTGCAAAATATCGAGCTGTTATGTATAATATCTATTAATGATGATACATTTTTTGTTCAACTAGTTTAGGCCGTTTAAAAGTGCAAAATGCACTGCTCTACTTATGTAGCCCTTTCTcctattaaataattattcaaTACATGGGTTCCAACACAAAGAACCTAACTAATGTGTACAACGGTAGTACGTACATTAATAAATGGTACTACGAAACAGATTCTCATTCTCTTTAGAAAATGGTTGAAATCCGTATAGTACTATGAAACGGGAGAAGGAAAGACAGAGAGAGATCAAATCGTAAAAGGTGTGTAACTGGTGCATCTCTatagatagattaataaatgGTACTACGAAACGGATTCTCGGTTTCTTCAAAAAAGGGTCAGAATCCGTATTGTACTATGAAACGGGAGAAGGAAAGGCAGAGAGATCGAATCGTAAAAGGTGTGTAACTGGTGTATCTCTatagatagattaataaatgGTACTACGAAACGGATTCTCGGTCTCTTTAGAAAAGAGTCGGAATCTGTATTGTACTATGAAACGAGGAGAGGAAAGGCAGAGAGAGATCGAATCGTAAAAGGTGTATAACTGGTGCATCTCTatagatagattaataaatgGTACTATGAAACGGATTCTTAGTCTCTCCAAAAAAGGGTCGGAATCCGTATCGTACTATGAAATGAGGAGAAGGAAAGGCAGAGAGAGATCGAATCGTAAAAGGTGTATAACTGGTGCATCTCTatagatagattaataaatgGTACTACGAAACGGATTCTCGGTCTCTCCAAGAAAGGGTCGGAATCCGTATCGTACTATGAAACGAGGAGAAGGAAAGGCAGAGAGAGATCGAATCGTAAAAGGTGTATAACTGGTGCATCTCTatagatagattaataaatgGTACTATGAAACGGATTCTCGGTCTCTCAAAAGGGTCGGAATCCGTATCGTACTATGAAACGAGGAGAAGGAAAGGCAGAGAAAGATCGAATCATAAAAGGTGTGTAACTGGTGCATCTCTatagatagattaataaatgGTACTACGAAACGGATTCTCGGTCTCTCCAAAAAAGGGTCGGAATCCGTATCGTACTATGAAACGGGAGAAGGAAAGGCAAAGAGAGATCGAATCGTAAAAGGTGTGTAACTGGTGCATCTCAatagatagattaataaatgGTACTACGAAATGGATTCTTGGTTTCTTCAATAAAACGAGAAAGAAAGGTAGAGAGAGATCGAATCGTAAAATGTGTGTAACTGGTGCATCTCTATagatagattaaaataaaggaaaaattataaggatgctattataatttagtaaaattaaaaatatgtcatcCTGACCTACATGTTATTGACTCATGCAGGTTCCATATGTCATTGAGATACTAATgatatatctctaactttgtaaaattataataatacatttataatttttctattaataaatGATACTACAAAATGGATTCTAAAAAAGTCAGAATTCGTATCGTATTATGAAACggggagaaggagagagagagggagatcgGGGgcatctctatatatatagagatggATAGATAGTTGCAGTTTGTTAGACTCGTCCGTGTAACAGCAAACAGGCAGACCAAGgtaggtacgtacgtactcgAGTAGAACGTAACAAATTGATCGAagaagatcggcggcggcgggcatgGACAGCACGGTGGACGCCATTGAAGCCGCCTACGGCGCCCTCCTGGACGCCGTGGCCGCCCTCCTCGCGGAGTCCGTCCGCAGCGTGCAGGCGCTCCAGGAGCTGCGCCAACGGCTCGACGCCTTCCACGCCTCGTGCGACCGCGCCGACGACCTCGTCTGCGCCGCCACCAACCGCCTCGCCCTCACCGCCGACGCCAACCTCGATGCGCTGCTCCGCTCCGTGCAGGCCATGGACGCAAAGCCCTCTTGATTCCGTCGTCCACCACTTTTCGTATTCCTAGCTCTAATTCTTTACAATTACCCCAATGTATTCTCATAGAATATGATAATGTTGTGCAGCACGTACTTGCCATGTAATAATGGTCagctatatttatttatttatttatttatgggcATTCTCGTTCTCATCTATGATCTGTTTGAAGACAAAAAGGTTGGTGTGCTTTTATGAACAAGTACTTCTGTTTCGTAGCAAAaccatgcctttttttttcttttcttggccTGATACGAGATCACCCAAAGATTTTCTATCACTCTAAATATGGTTCAGGAGGTTATgtaaagaatattttaaaggGGTAAAAGAGTAAACACTGAATTATTCTTCTGAAAGAGAAGAGTGCAGAAATTGAACCGGAGCCACACAAAAGATGAAGACAAAAACAGGATAGTAATGTGACGTGCAAGTGTGCAACTTATTGTCAAGGCCAATAATACTTACTACTCCATATGGATTATTGGACGAAGTAAAGCAGAAATAAAAGGAAGGATAGCCTCCGCGCCAACAGCAAGATTTGACACCCAGCACCGCTGCGACGAGCCACTGTCACCATTGCTcatttttggcttattttataaatgagtaaaacggtatatttataaatgaaaaataatttgtgaataaaacttttatatacgtgttagaAGGCGGGGAaacaaactatgatgaaaaactctaaaattagcttcaaatttaaggttaaaattttaaatcttgcCTTATAAGTTTAAGCATAAGCTAGCGAAAAGTCGAGGGTCACTGTGTTGTGTATCTTGGCTTAATGGAACATGGTCAGCACGACCAAATTACAGTGTTTTGCAAACATAGCAGGACATGACAATAACACACAACCtgcaaataaaatatgcatataaaggTTTCTTTCATATGAACAATGTGCATGCCAATATTTATAGCAGCTCCATCAGcctaacaagaaaataaaaggagtGAAGGTAGAACTTAAACCATATTCAAACCGAGGCAGACAGGCAAAGCATTGCAgcacatgaaaagaaaaaggaggcaCTTACCAGGCAAAAGAAAGATGCGAGTGGCTCGAGGTTATCCACTCAAAACGTAGACTCCCACCAACACCAGCAATACCAGTAGTAGACATCTCTGCAATCCAATCAGCACAGGTGGATGCACTTGATCGGCTGAAAGATGCAACTTCAGTATCATTCATGTCAGTTCTCAACTTGACGAACTATAATTACTAATAAGTCGGCAAAGGGTGCATACCAACTCCTCCTCAATGCTCCACAGGGACAACCAAAGTCATGTCACACGATCATCATGCTGAACTTGTCCCTTCACAATTATGCTCGACTCTTCTCATAATAGAATCTTGTAATTTAGCTGGTGAAAACAATTTGCAGAAGATAATAAACTTACATCCACAGGGCAGATTAATACAACACATTCTGTGACATCATTGTTCAGGCATGAAAAATTGCTTGCAGATGGATCTCACCAAGTAACCAAATGGTACGTAGAACAACAAGATCTGGTAATTATATTCTGTATCCTTTTTGTGCTTATTCCCGTATAGAGGACTGAAATGCACCAAGTTTGAGATAATTGATACAAGGAACGGGAAATAGTTGCATCATATGTGATCATTCAAGTTACATCACCTACGTTTTAAACCACCAAAGAGTAGTACTCGACTTGTATTTGTTCAAACTGCAAATACCTCGTACAGGAAAAGAATCCTGTGTGCTAAACCAAATGAATGACTAGAGATGGCTACAAGCACAAAAAAGACATGCAGATAAGAGGACAGATTTGAAAGTGGAAAATAATCGTCTAACTGATGCTCTGATTGTGCCATGCGCCATTCCTAGCAGTTACGCTTTTTTAGCAGTAGGCTCGAATGAAAATTCAGCCTCAACCTTCTTCCACTCCTCCTTGGCATCACCCTTGACAACCTTCCTCATCGCCATGGCAACCTCCTTGGCATGTTTGACCTTCCTGCTCTTGAGCAGTCCTTTGATCAGTCCTTGTACAGCTTGGAATGGTGGTGCCCACTTGTTCACCAAGCATTCCTTGAACACCTCCAACGCAGGACCAAACACGCCCTTGTTGACTAGTGCCTCAAGCAGCGTAATGTAGGTCTCAGAGTTGGGCGACACGCCCTTCCCGTTTGGCCTCGGCACCTCTGGCATCCTCTTCAATATCGCGACAGCggcacccacctccccctccttgCAGAGCCCCTGGATGACCGTGTTAAAGCTCCCACGGTTGGGCAGGACGCCCTTTGCCTCCATAGCATCCAGCAGCTCAGCAGCCTCGAAGCTCCTCCCTTTGGAGCACAGTGCAGCCATCCGGAGGTTGTATGTGCCAACATTGGGCTTGAGCCGCCTTTTACCAGCAGTGGCGGTGGTGTTGTCCTTGAGGAACTGGTCAAAGGCGGCGTAATCGGCCGTGTTGAGGTAGCCTTTGAGGATCTCGTTGCAGGAGACGATGTCCGGCTCAACGCCAGCCTTCACAGGCATTTCATCGAAcagggcgcgggcggaggcgaCGTCGCCATTGGCAACAAGGGACTTGAGAAGGACGTTGTGGGAGACGACGCTGGGCTTGATGCCGAGCTCGGCGGGGAGGGTGCGGAAGGCTTGGATTGCTCGGTCGTAGAGGCGGTTGTCGTGGTAGGCGGAGAGGAGAGCGGAGAGTGCCCGGTCGGAGGGCGGGCTAATGATGCGGAAGGTGGAGAGGGAGTGGTCGGGCATGCCGGCGGCGGAGTAGAGGGAGATGAGGCGGATGAGGAAGCCCTCGGAGGGGTGGGGCGCGGGGAGGGAGGTGAGTGAGGAGGAGAGTATGGAGGCGACGAGgtcccggcggccggcggaggcgaggcggtGGACGGAGAGGGTGAAGAGAGGGCGGTCGGCGAGGAAGGCGGGGTGGGAGAGGCCGGAGAGGAAGAGGTCGGCGAGGGTGTCCGGCGTGTGGGCGGCGCTGCGAATGGAGTTCTTGAGGTGGGCAAGGTCAGCGGGGGTCTGGGTCTGGGtggagaggaggcggaggaggagttggcggcggaggagcagtGCGGGGGCGGGGCCTGCAGCGAGGCTCCGGCgaaggagggcgacggcggcggcggcggccattgcgggaagaggaggagagggtttctcttctcttcttcggAGAAGAGGAGACAACAAAGAGAGAATCGcaagagaaagaggagagagggttTAGCCAAGCTGGGCCGTTACTGGGCCTTTGCTATTTCGGCCTGCAGAATAATCCATGTATGCTTTcttcgatttttttaattttatttaataaataatttacaaagatattctttgtaaattatttattaaataaaattaaaaaaatctgctTTCTTCTCCTATTTGCTCCTCTCCAGTACAGGAGGAGTGAAGCAAGCGATGAGTATGTATACTCCATTGAATTGaagagattaattaattgaataattaattaataattgtgaTGTGATCATTGAGCTGAAGCAAATACGTACGATGAAGCTACATACATacaagatgaagatgaagctagctagctaaatagtggagtaataattatattaaggTCGCAGGCATGAGGCATGGATCATggatgaagaaaagaaaaagaattattTGTAGATCCACTCGTTGGAGCGGGCGTCGTCGATGGGCATGTCGATGAAGATGCTGACGGCCTTGCCGATGCGGGGGCGGTCCTTGAGGTTGGCGAGGGAGGAGCGGACGTGGGAGACGGCGCCCCAGcagcggagggaggcggcgacgtcgtcgagGCGGAGCAGGTACTCCTCCTCGGTGAGCGGGAAGGAGCGTTGCTCGCGGTACTTCCACATGACGTTCATGGCCAGCAGGCTCCGCCCCATGAACTCCTTCCGGATCAGCGTCACGTCGTACGACCTCCCGTACTTGCTCCGGATCAGCGCCGCCAGGTCTGCCCCGCTGAACGTCGCGTCCTCCGCCCTCCCCACCACCCGCTCCagctcctcccgccgcctctgcctcctctccctctcctcctcctcctcctcctcctccttggccCCGTCGCTCATGGCTCGAACCGccatgctcctcctcctcccgccgctgcTCATGCCTACCGCCGCCTGATAACCTCGCTCTCGCTGCCATACGTGGTATACCTGCGCCTGGatgatgctgctgctcgccACCATATTCATCGTCATCGCCACCCACCCTGCCTGCCACCATGATTCATTCATCAGCAACTGCAGCATCCTCCCTTCCCTCTTTCATCAATCAACCGAGCAAGCATATATGTATCTACTGTttggaaattaattaacagaGCAATTAAGAAACGATTACCATGAATTAACTTACCCAAGCTTGGACCTGCAGTGATTCACAGGTAGAATAGAAAAGATAAGGAACAGGGAGAAGGAAGATCTAAGTGTGTTGTTGGGTTCTTCGAatagaagcagcagcagaagcaggagAAGAGAAGCGGCATGTGGGCTCCAACTCTTGTACCAATTTGTGAGGTCGCTAGAGAGACACAGGGCAACCAGCCAGAGACCGGCTTCTGTGGTTGCCAAGAAGGGTGAAACACCAGCaccacactttttttttccccaactAAATTTCTTCCAGGCtctctttacttttatttattttgtttttttccagaTTACGATGTTAGCTGTGCATTCCTCTTAATGATAATAGCGGCCAGCCCGACAAAAATTGCTCTCtttcaaggaaaaagaagTTTTCAGTACTTCAGCTACTACTGAACGTTAACAGGATGATCATACACTGATACCCATTTTAGAGATGCCAATCGTCCGGACGATGTGGCCGGCGCGTGTCTGACTCCATGCAATAGTCCACTAAGAAGTTACAGTTTTACAAGGAAATATTTTCACATTCCAACAAGCAAGCAGGCAACACTACAGATTTGCAGTCAACAATCAGTTAGTTGTACACGGAATAGGTAGAAAAGAAGTTGCCTTGCACGCCACTgcatacacatacacatacacaACAAACACACGCACAATCTCCTCTTCTTGGACCCATAATACACACATGGAAAGCTATGTAATTTTCAACCCGTAAACACACAGAAAGCACTACTTATGTGCAGGCAAGCATTCCTTAAGAACATTTTCTAGTTGAAAACAGAAGGATTGGTTGTTGCGCTGCTCACTTGGACCTCAAGCACCTCCAGCTTCCGCTCTAGGATGTCCAGCTTCTCATTCAACGTCGCTAGTTTGCTCTTTGTTGTAGCTTCTGCACAAATGAACAAAAACATATGTAAGCATGGTTAACTTTCTTGaataaacatgcatgcatggatgtgTTTCCCTATCAGGTTCAGATTTGAGACCAATGATAGAGGCTCTGATTTATGAGGCCGGCCTTAGCTTGGATACTGCTTTCAATTGAATTTCTATTTTCAAAAATGACATTTACCATTTTTTCCTGACTCTAAGGTCCAACCGTGGACAAagcaaatttatttatcactAAAGCCGAAGTCAGTACGattattatgaataaattCAGACCTCGGGCTCGAGGACGTAGTTGCAATCCACTCTGCTTTTATGACATGTTTTGAGTTCCTAATCATCATGGAGCAAAAAACTTTGAACCAGCAACAGTGTGCTAACGGATTGCTATGTTAGTGACAGAAAACTTGCTTGATGCAAGCATTCATCATCGATACAGTCGACTAAATAAGATATGGTAGTTCTCAGTGTCTGGTACCTAGGTCCAAAATGCATTCTGGAATGGGCATATCCACGTAAAACcgagctaaaaaaaaaatattgcacaCTTCAGTTCAATGCtccttacattttttttttctgacaaTGCTTTCATGGTCATTCATATAATCAAGAAGGGGTAAGCCAGAAAAGATTGGAAATGCAACAACCCAATCCCTCTTTTTCCTAGCAAGACCAGAATTATGGAAATTAGACCAGCTAGCCAGATGAGGCCAAAGGTACAGATCCAATCAACCCTGTTTTGATGGCATGTTGAAATTCCTAATCAACATGGAGCAGAAAATATTGTACCAACAAAGGTTTACTATCAGACTGCTATGTTGATTACACAAAAATTGTTGGAAGCAAGTGTCCATCCACGACACATACGGCTAAATGAGGTATGCTAGTTATCTTGTCCATCCACAATACATAAGGCTACACGAGATATGCTAGTTATCCTGTCCATCCGTGATACATACGGCTAGATGAGATATGCTAGTTACCCTGTCCATCCACCAAACATACAGCTAACTGAGAAATGCTAGTTACCCTGTCCATCCGTGATATATACAGCTAAATGAGAAATGCTAGTTACCCGGTACCTGATAACTAGTTTCATACATGCATTCTGGAGTGAGAGTATATAGAGGCCAAACCATAAAGCATTTTGCACACTTTTCTTAAATGTATTTCATGATTTAGTTTTGTCAAATGGTTTGATGGACCTATCTATAAGCAAACAGGGCTAGACCAGAAAAGAGTGGAAAAACAACTATCCATCCCCACTTTCCAAGTAATAACAATATCAGAATTATCAAAATTAGACTTCACTGTATAAAGGGAGTTATTACTTGGTCAACGGCAAATATTGTATCAGGGCGGTAGTCTGGAGGAAGCTATAGTATGTAGCTATGTACATAATAGGCTTGCAGGGAATTTATATCCTAGATATATTAATGCACGCTCTAATCCAGCAACACTCGAAGTGAAGGCCTGGTCGGAATGTGTAAGCCTAGCTTTTCAGTTCCAAAATGTGCAATGTGATGGAGTGGCACAACTTATTCAGAAAGACCTGTTGGGGATTAGTTTCTCCTTTAAAAACCGTTGTTTATCAACCTGCATTTTCTCCCCTCTATGAATGAATAGGGATAACAGAGCTACTGCCAAATTTGAGTTTTGAGATGCCATGTTGGTAGCAGCAGCGGCAAATCAGGAATATACGGGAGAGGAAATGTGTTTTGAGTTCATGGACCACACATGGAGCTGTTCTAAATTTGCAAAATGTGAGGTTGCAGGGATAGAGGAAATGGGAGGCATGAGGTAGGCGCAGCAGGTTCATGGTTCGAAGTTTTGGTGCACAGCTGCAGGATAGAGTCGGCAACATCCTTACATGTGGAACGAGCAAGGCAGATCTAGcggaaagaaagaagaacaagGAAGTGGCGGATCCAGAGAAGGTGGCTACTGAGATTTAAGTAGAGCGAGCGAAATTGAGGGAAGGTTTTGCGCATGCAGGCACATGAATGAATTGAATCGAATTGCTATCACTTTAGTGGAAAAAAAGTTTACTGGTATGAAATAGGGTAGCAGGGACGAACCGAATCGGAGGAGGAAGTCGAAGAGGCGGCGGACGTTGAGGGAGATGTTGGAGATGAACTCGCGGTTCTCCCAGTCCGCCTGCACCGCGATCCCCACGTTCACCGGGTTCCCCATCCCATGCCCGCCCGCCCGAGCCATCTGCGACTGCTCGCTCGCCGCTccttcccttccttccttgcGTTGCTGCTCCTCTCGTTCTTGTCGTCTCCTACCTCTCGACCGTGAGTGCTCGagtggttggttggttgccCCGCTATTTTTGGGCCGAGCTTGACTTGTCCTCCCGGCCCATGTAGTAAATACTTGGACTCGGACGAGCAAACAGCTCGCTTGTTGGCTGGGATGTTGCCTGCCCATgatgcccccgccgccgccggccattgCCACATTGGCGCTGCACCTGCTGCTGTCGCGTCCCTCGCTGACCGCCGCGCAGCTCCGCCAGGTCCACGCCCACCTGCTCGTCTCCTCCCTCCTGGCCGACCGCTTCTTCCCCAACTCGCTcctccgctccctcctcccggccTCCCCGCTGCGCGCCCTCCGCCTCTtcccgcgcctccgccgcatCACCACCAACGCTAATCCCCTCTTCCCCAACGCCTACACCTTCTCCTTCCTgctcaccgcctccgcctccctcgcTCCTCCGCATCACGCCTCGCCGCGCCTCCTCGTCTCCTCGCTCCACGCCCTCGCCATCCTCCTCGCCTTCGATGCCCACGCCTACGTCTCCAACGGCCTCATCCACGCCTACGCCTCCTGCGGCCTCCTCTgctccgcccgccgcgtcTTCGACGTCAACGGTTCCTGCAGGGACGTCTGCTCTTGGACAGCTCTCCTCACCGCCTTTGCCAGGGCGGCCCGCCTCGAAGACGCGCGCGCCCTGTTCGACGCAATGCCCAACAAAACCACCATCGCCTGGGGC is part of the Oryza brachyantha chromosome 2, ObraRS2, whole genome shotgun sequence genome and encodes:
- the LOC102710181 gene encoding eukaryotic translation initiation factor 3 subunit G-like, translating into MAVETATQKIRWGELEEDDEGDLDFLLPPRVVLGPDENGFKKVVEYRFDDKGCKVKVTTTTRVRKLARARLSKSAIERRSWPKFGDAVHEDVGARLTMVSTEEIVLERPRAPGSKAEEPSASGDPLASKSGAVLMVCRTCGKKGDHWTSKCPYKDLAPQAEAFVDRPPTADGPGPAGGAIKGAYVPPSMRSGAGAADRVGHDMRRRNDENSVRVTNLSEDTREPDLLELFRTFGPVSRVYVAVDQKTGASRGFGFVNFVHREDAEKAISKLNGYGYDNLILRVEWATPRPN
- the LOC102710469 gene encoding pentatricopeptide repeat-containing protein At1g61870, mitochondrial-like, which codes for MAAAAAVALLRRSLAAGPAPALLLRRQLLLRLLSTQTQTPADLAHLKNSIRSAAHTPDTLADLFLSGLSHPAFLADRPLFTLSVHRLASAGRRDLVASILSSSLTSLPAPHPSEGFLIRLISLYSAAGMPDHSLSTFRIISPPSDRALSALLSAYHDNRLYDRAIQAFRTLPAELGIKPSVVSHNVLLKSLVANGDVASARALFDEMPVKAGVEPDIVSCNEILKGYLNTADYAAFDQFLKDNTTATAGKRRLKPNVGTYNLRMAALCSKGRSFEAAELLDAMEAKGVLPNRGSFNTVIQGLCKEGEVGAAVAILKRMPEVPRPNGKGVSPNSETYITLLEALVNKGVFGPALEVFKECLVNKWAPPFQAVQGLIKGLLKSRKVKHAKEVAMAMRKVVKGDAKEEWKKVEAEFSFEPTAKKA
- the LOC121053495 gene encoding uncharacterized protein LOC121053495, with translation MTMNMVASSSIIQAQVYHVWQRERGYQAAVGMSSGGRRRSMAVRAMSDGAKEEEEEEEERERRQRRREELERVVGRAEDATFSGADLAALIRSKYGRSYDVTLIRKEFMGRSLLAMNVMWKYREQRSFPLTEEEYLLRLDDVAASLRCWGAVSHVRSSLANLKDRPRIGKAVSIFIDMPIDDARSNEWIYK
- the LOC102710760 gene encoding probable protein BRICK1 translates to MARAGGHGMGNPVNVGIAVQADWENREFISNISLNVRRLFDFLLRFEATTKSKLATLNEKLDILERKLEVLEVQVSSATTNPSVFN